In a single window of the Arthrobacter sp. StoSoilA2 genome:
- a CDS encoding CTP synthase has protein sequence MISSNSVVQRSNSRVNSRFPGSSKTTKHIFVTGGVASSLGKGLTASSLGHLLRARGLSVTMQKLDPYLNVDPGTMNPFQHGEVFVTDDGAETDLDIGHYERFLDENLEGSANVTTGQIYSTVIAKERRGEYLGDTVQVIPHITDEIKRRMRLPAEGKNAPDVIITEIGGTVGDIESQPFLESARQVRQDIGRNNVFFLHVSLVPYIGPSQELKTKPTQHSVAALRSIGIQPEAIVIRSDREVPEAMREKIGRMCDVDIDAVVNAADAPSIYDIPKTLHSQGLDSYIVRALDLPFKDVDWSKWDKLLEAVHNPKHEVEIALVGKYIDLPDAYLSVTEALRAGGFANEAKVKIRWVPSDECETLAGATKSLAGVDAICVPGGFGIRGLEGKLGALKFARESKLPVLGLCLGLQCMVIEYARNVVGLEGASSSEFEPDSKYPVIATMEEQLDIVEGKGDLGGTMRLGLYEAKLDEGSVVAETYGTTSVSERHRHRYEVNNKYRDQIAAEGLVFSGTSPDGKLVEYVELPREVHPYYVATQAHPELSSRPTRPHPLFAGLVKAALERREGAVVGTKSGAGAVAAK, from the coding sequence ATGATAAGCTCGAATTCCGTGGTGCAGCGATCAAATTCCCGTGTAAATTCCCGGTTCCCGGGCTCGTCCAAGACGACCAAACACATCTTCGTCACCGGTGGTGTGGCGTCCTCGCTCGGTAAGGGTCTGACGGCTTCCAGCCTCGGCCACCTGCTGCGGGCACGCGGTTTGTCTGTAACTATGCAGAAGCTCGATCCTTATTTGAACGTGGATCCGGGCACGATGAATCCCTTCCAGCACGGCGAAGTTTTCGTGACTGATGATGGCGCCGAAACCGACCTCGACATCGGACACTACGAGCGCTTCCTCGATGAAAACCTGGAAGGTTCGGCCAACGTCACAACGGGCCAGATTTACTCCACGGTCATCGCGAAGGAACGCCGTGGTGAATACCTCGGAGACACCGTTCAGGTCATCCCGCACATCACGGATGAGATCAAGCGCCGCATGCGCCTTCCCGCCGAAGGCAAGAACGCTCCGGATGTCATCATCACCGAAATCGGTGGCACGGTTGGCGACATCGAATCGCAGCCCTTCCTCGAGTCGGCCCGCCAGGTGCGCCAGGACATCGGCCGGAACAATGTCTTCTTCCTCCATGTTTCCCTGGTTCCGTACATCGGTCCCTCCCAGGAACTGAAGACCAAGCCCACGCAGCACTCCGTGGCAGCCCTTCGTTCCATCGGTATCCAGCCCGAAGCCATCGTGATCCGTTCGGACCGCGAAGTGCCCGAGGCCATGCGGGAGAAGATCGGCCGCATGTGCGACGTCGACATCGACGCCGTGGTCAACGCTGCGGACGCACCCAGCATCTATGACATCCCCAAGACGCTGCACTCGCAGGGCCTGGACTCCTACATCGTTCGCGCACTGGACCTGCCGTTCAAGGACGTTGACTGGAGCAAGTGGGACAAGCTGCTTGAAGCGGTCCACAACCCCAAGCACGAGGTCGAGATCGCCCTGGTGGGTAAGTACATCGACCTTCCGGACGCTTACCTCTCCGTCACCGAGGCCCTCCGCGCCGGTGGGTTCGCCAACGAGGCCAAGGTCAAGATCCGCTGGGTCCCCTCGGACGAGTGCGAAACCCTTGCCGGTGCCACCAAGTCACTTGCCGGCGTCGACGCCATTTGCGTACCTGGCGGCTTCGGTATCCGTGGCCTTGAAGGCAAGCTGGGTGCACTGAAGTTTGCCCGTGAATCCAAACTGCCGGTCTTGGGCCTGTGCCTTGGCCTGCAGTGCATGGTGATCGAATACGCGCGAAACGTGGTTGGCCTGGAAGGCGCCTCGTCCAGCGAGTTCGAGCCGGACTCCAAGTACCCGGTCATCGCCACCATGGAAGAGCAGCTGGACATTGTGGAAGGCAAGGGAGACCTTGGCGGCACGATGCGCCTGGGGCTCTATGAAGCCAAGCTGGACGAGGGCTCCGTTGTCGCCGAGACGTACGGCACCACTTCAGTGAGCGAACGCCACCGCCACCGCTACGAGGTTAACAACAAGTACCGTGACCAGATCGCGGCGGAGGGCCTCGTCTTCTCGGGTACCTCGCCTGACGGCAAGCTGGTGGAGTACGTTGAACTTCCCCGCGAAGTGCACCCGTATTACGTTGCTACGCAGGCACACCCGGAGCTTAGCTCCCGCCCGACGCGCCCGCACCCGCTCTTCGCGGGCCTCGTGAAGGCAGCCTTGGAGCGTCGTGAAGGTGCCGTTGTGGGAACCAAATCCGGTGCCGGTGCGGTAGCTGCCAAGTAG
- a CDS encoding bifunctional 2-methylcitrate synthase/citrate synthase, with amino-acid sequence MAAEDIKKGLAGVVVDYTAVSKVNPDTNSLLYRGYPVQELAAKCSFEEVAYLLWNGELPDDAQLAEFVARERAGRALDPVVKSVIDTLPTTSHPMDVCRTAASVLGARHELTEDSSPDANMKKAIDLWAAMPAVVAYDQRRRRGQEPVEPREDLDYSSNFLWMAFGEEQVPEVVEAFNVSMILYAEHSFNASTFTARVVTSTLSDLHSAVTAAIGALKGPLHGGANEAVMHTFDEIGIRSEESMEEAAVRARAWMENALAQKKKVMGFGHRVYKHGDSRVPTMKAALDKMIAHYGRPELLGLYNGLEQAMDEAKAIKPNLDYPAGPTYHLMGFDTQTFTPLFVASRITGWTAHIMEQFASNSLIRPLSEYNGPEERHVP; translated from the coding sequence ATGGCTGCTGAAGACATCAAAAAAGGCCTTGCCGGCGTCGTGGTGGACTACACCGCCGTCTCAAAGGTCAACCCGGACACCAACTCCCTGCTGTATCGGGGATACCCGGTGCAGGAACTGGCCGCCAAGTGCAGCTTTGAAGAGGTCGCCTACCTGCTATGGAACGGCGAACTGCCCGACGATGCCCAACTGGCCGAATTTGTTGCCCGCGAGCGGGCAGGGCGTGCGCTTGATCCAGTGGTCAAGTCAGTCATTGACACGTTGCCCACCACCTCGCACCCCATGGACGTTTGCCGTACGGCAGCTTCCGTATTGGGAGCCCGGCACGAGCTGACGGAGGATTCATCCCCCGATGCCAACATGAAGAAAGCAATCGACCTCTGGGCCGCGATGCCCGCCGTCGTGGCCTACGACCAGCGCCGCCGGCGGGGTCAAGAGCCCGTGGAACCGCGGGAGGACCTGGACTACTCGTCCAACTTCCTGTGGATGGCGTTCGGCGAAGAGCAGGTTCCCGAAGTGGTGGAGGCGTTCAACGTCTCAATGATCCTCTACGCGGAGCACTCCTTCAACGCGTCCACCTTCACAGCCCGCGTGGTCACGTCCACGCTCTCTGACCTGCACTCCGCCGTGACGGCAGCGATCGGTGCACTGAAAGGCCCTCTCCACGGGGGCGCCAACGAGGCCGTGATGCACACCTTCGACGAAATCGGCATCCGCAGCGAAGAATCCATGGAGGAAGCCGCGGTCCGTGCGCGGGCGTGGATGGAGAATGCCCTTGCCCAGAAGAAGAAGGTCATGGGCTTTGGACACCGCGTCTACAAGCATGGCGACTCCCGCGTGCCCACCATGAAGGCCGCCTTGGACAAGATGATCGCCCACTACGGACGGCCTGAACTCCTGGGGCTCTACAACGGCCTCGAACAGGCCATGGACGAGGCCAAGGCCATCAAGCCCAACCTCGACTATCCCGCGGGCCCCACGTACCACCTCATGGGCTTCGACACCCAGACGTTCACCCCGCTGTTCGTCGCCAGCCGGATCACCGGCTGGACAGCGCACATCATGGAACAATTTGCTTCTAACTCGCTGATCCGTCCGCTGAGCGAATACAACGGGCCGGAAGAGCGGCACGTGCCGTAG
- a CDS encoding NAD kinase → MSRHVLVLAHTGREESLRAAWDACTQLHSSGLVPVLQKSELADVERFFGAVDTPIEILHDDVSLEDVELVMVLGGDGTILRAAELVREVDVPLLGVNLGHVGFLAESERADLAQTVEWIASRQYTVEERMTIDVQVWIKGQKIWHTWALNEAAIEKANRERMLEVVTEVDERPLTSFGCDGVVLATPTGSTAYAFSSGGPVVWPEVEALVIVPISAHALFAKPLVVSPRSKLAVEIMNRTDALGVLWCDGRRSVDLPPGARVEVTRSATPVRLARTHRTPFSARLVRKFQLPIHGWRGPAPRSGEVHTGPIPVIRTLSPAPLPTPREANDSRDSNDSREPNDSRAAETSLYPGHGEPSDPTNAK, encoded by the coding sequence ATGAGCAGGCATGTACTTGTCCTTGCCCACACAGGGCGGGAGGAATCGCTCCGGGCGGCGTGGGATGCCTGTACGCAGCTGCACTCCTCGGGCCTGGTTCCGGTCCTCCAGAAGTCGGAATTGGCAGATGTCGAGCGCTTTTTTGGTGCCGTTGACACCCCCATTGAGATCCTCCACGACGACGTGAGTTTGGAAGACGTGGAATTGGTGATGGTTCTGGGTGGCGACGGAACCATCCTGCGCGCGGCGGAACTGGTCCGGGAGGTGGACGTTCCCTTGCTGGGCGTGAACCTGGGCCACGTGGGCTTCCTTGCCGAGAGCGAACGTGCTGACCTGGCCCAGACGGTTGAGTGGATCGCGAGCCGCCAGTACACCGTCGAAGAGCGCATGACCATCGATGTCCAGGTGTGGATCAAGGGCCAGAAGATCTGGCATACCTGGGCCCTGAACGAGGCCGCCATCGAGAAAGCCAACCGGGAACGGATGCTCGAGGTCGTCACTGAGGTGGATGAACGCCCGCTGACGTCGTTCGGCTGTGATGGCGTGGTCCTCGCGACGCCAACGGGATCAACGGCGTACGCATTTTCGTCTGGTGGGCCGGTGGTGTGGCCTGAAGTGGAAGCGCTCGTCATTGTGCCGATCAGCGCCCATGCCCTTTTCGCGAAGCCTTTGGTGGTCTCTCCGCGTTCCAAGCTCGCCGTGGAAATCATGAACAGGACGGATGCCCTGGGCGTCCTTTGGTGCGATGGCAGGCGTTCTGTTGATCTGCCTCCGGGTGCGCGTGTCGAGGTGACCCGCTCAGCCACGCCTGTACGACTGGCACGGACGCACAGGACTCCTTTTTCGGCGCGGCTTGTGCGGAAGTTCCAGCTCCCCATCCACGGCTGGCGCGGTCCGGCTCCCCGGTCGGGGGAAGTCCACACTGGCCCAATCCCCGTGATCCGAACCCTTTCACCGGCTCCTTTGCCCACTCCCCGGGAAGCGAATGATTCCCGGGACTCGAACGATTCCCGGGAGCCGAACGATTCCCGGGCCGCCGAAACATCCCTGTACCCGGGGCACGGTGAGCCATCCGACCCCACGAATGCGAAGTGA
- a CDS encoding HAD-IIA family hydrolase, whose protein sequence is MADSLISSFDAVLSDLDGVVYAGPHAIPGAVESLQRLETVGVGLGYVTNNASRTPAQVAAHLRELGAPAEDHQVVSSSQAAGELLASMLPAGAHVLITGSAALAHEIELVGLKPVHSAAESPVAVVQGFNPEIGWKDLAEASYVVAGGAQWFATNTDMSIPQARGMAPGNGTLVAAVAAATGKTPMVAGKPEAPLFHAAAKRLKSDRPLVVGDRLDTDILGGNRAGFATAAVLTGVDTTLTILAARTEERPDYLLADLGDLYNPYPEIVSDGGTYRCGAASAIAEDGKVTLTGHKDDLDTWRAACAAWWAAVPDTAVAQAPKLEWRTH, encoded by the coding sequence ATGGCTGATTCACTCATTTCGTCCTTTGACGCGGTTCTTTCCGATCTTGATGGTGTCGTTTACGCGGGTCCCCACGCCATTCCCGGAGCTGTAGAGTCGCTGCAGCGCCTGGAGACGGTAGGCGTCGGGCTGGGTTACGTGACGAACAACGCCTCGCGTACTCCCGCCCAGGTTGCAGCGCACTTGAGGGAATTGGGAGCGCCTGCGGAGGATCACCAGGTGGTCAGCTCGTCGCAGGCCGCGGGGGAGTTGCTTGCTTCCATGCTGCCTGCGGGGGCTCACGTGCTCATCACTGGCAGTGCGGCGTTGGCTCACGAGATTGAGCTCGTGGGCCTCAAGCCCGTGCATAGTGCGGCGGAGTCGCCAGTTGCTGTTGTCCAGGGCTTTAACCCGGAGATCGGCTGGAAGGACCTCGCTGAGGCATCCTATGTTGTTGCCGGTGGCGCCCAATGGTTCGCGACCAACACGGATATGTCCATCCCGCAGGCGCGCGGTATGGCTCCTGGCAACGGTACTCTCGTTGCCGCTGTTGCGGCCGCAACGGGCAAGACGCCTATGGTGGCCGGTAAACCTGAAGCACCGTTGTTCCACGCTGCGGCCAAGCGCTTGAAGTCGGACCGTCCTTTGGTAGTGGGGGACCGTTTGGATACGGATATCCTGGGCGGTAATCGTGCGGGATTTGCGACGGCGGCGGTACTCACCGGCGTCGATACCACGCTGACGATTCTGGCTGCACGGACGGAAGAGCGCCCGGATTACCTGTTGGCGGATCTGGGTGATCTTTACAATCCATACCCCGAAATCGTCAGCGACGGCGGCACCTACCGTTGCGGTGCAGCTTCTGCGATTGCCGAGGACGGCAAGGTCACGCTAACAGGGCACAAGGATGACCTCGACACGTGGCGGGCGGCGTGCGCTGCCTGGTGGGCTGCGGTTCCGGACACGGCTGTGGCCCAAGCGCCGAAGCTGGAATGGCGAACTCATTAG
- a CDS encoding NUDIX domain-containing protein: MTAAHVTLCFLLRDGVDGEHVLLGTKKTGFGRGKVVGVGGHVEPGETALQAVCREVMEEISVVVQAADLIPAGIIDFVFPARPEWNMYTTVYLTRSWAGEPSESDEIAPEWFPVSKLPVERMWADAEHWLPAMISGQRIAVRVDLAADNESVAEVHTIDWAGTD, from the coding sequence ATGACAGCAGCCCATGTGACACTGTGCTTCCTCCTCCGTGACGGCGTGGACGGGGAACACGTCCTCCTCGGTACAAAGAAGACCGGTTTTGGGCGTGGGAAAGTGGTGGGCGTGGGTGGGCATGTGGAGCCGGGGGAGACGGCGCTGCAGGCGGTGTGCCGCGAGGTCATGGAGGAAATCAGCGTGGTGGTCCAGGCCGCGGACCTCATCCCCGCCGGCATCATCGACTTCGTGTTTCCTGCCCGACCCGAATGGAACATGTACACCACTGTGTATCTGACGCGTTCTTGGGCAGGCGAACCGTCGGAGAGCGACGAGATTGCGCCCGAATGGTTCCCGGTGTCCAAGCTACCGGTGGAACGCATGTGGGCCGACGCCGAGCATTGGCTGCCCGCGATGATTTCGGGGCAGCGGATCGCAGTTCGAGTCGATTTGGCTGCCGATAACGAGAGCGTGGCTGAAGTGCACACCATCGATTGGGCCGGAACCGACTAG
- a CDS encoding TlyA family RNA methyltransferase — MARLDQELVTRGLARSRTHAAKLISDGKVSSDGVVLAKAAQQVDAGTDLDVQSHLEDIYVSRAGHKLAGALAAFPGVAVSGRRCLDAGASTGGFTDVLLRQGAAQVVAVDVGHGQLVPLLRDDPRVVVHEGLNVRYVTPDQIGGTAALTVADLSFISLTLVLGPLAACTEPGGDLVLMVKPQFEVGKERLSRTGVVSSENERRRAVAQVARAALDAGLELHGLAASPLPGQDGNVEYFLWMKRRMSAVLPKIEERDEDVAALIKNLWPND; from the coding sequence ATGGCAAGACTTGATCAGGAACTCGTGACGCGTGGGCTGGCGAGGTCCCGGACGCATGCTGCCAAGCTCATTAGCGACGGCAAGGTGAGTTCAGACGGGGTCGTTTTGGCCAAAGCGGCCCAGCAGGTGGACGCCGGTACAGACCTGGACGTCCAATCCCACCTTGAGGACATCTACGTGAGCCGCGCCGGGCATAAGCTGGCTGGCGCGTTGGCAGCGTTTCCGGGGGTCGCAGTTTCCGGGAGGCGGTGTCTCGACGCCGGAGCCTCCACTGGTGGCTTCACCGACGTGCTGCTTCGGCAAGGCGCCGCGCAAGTGGTGGCGGTCGACGTCGGGCACGGCCAACTGGTGCCGCTCCTTCGCGATGATCCCCGCGTGGTGGTCCATGAGGGGCTAAACGTCAGGTACGTGACGCCGGACCAGATCGGCGGCACCGCGGCCCTCACAGTTGCAGACCTGTCCTTCATTTCCCTGACGTTGGTCCTGGGCCCCCTTGCTGCCTGCACGGAACCCGGCGGAGACCTTGTCCTGATGGTCAAGCCGCAGTTTGAAGTCGGCAAGGAGCGGCTGAGCCGCACCGGCGTGGTGTCTTCCGAGAATGAACGACGCCGGGCGGTGGCCCAAGTGGCCCGCGCTGCACTTGATGCCGGGCTGGAACTTCATGGCCTGGCAGCAAGTCCACTCCCGGGCCAGGACGGAAATGTTGAGTACTTCCTGTGGATGAAGCGCAGGATGTCCGCTGTGTTGCCTAAGATCGAAGAGCGGGACGAGGACGTTGCTGCGTTGATAAAGAACCTCTGGCCAAACGACTAG
- the prpB gene encoding methylisocitrate lyase, with the protein MLYSTTTPEQKRVKLRELLASGTVQQFPGAFNPLSARLIEEKGFAGVYISGAVLANDLGLPDIGLTTLTEVATRAGQIARMTDLPSLVDADTGFGEPMNVARTIQELENAGLAGCHIEDQFNPKRCGHLDGKNVVDIDTATKRIRAAADARRDPNFLIMARTDIRAVEGIQAAQDRARALVDAGADAIFPEAMADLTEFQAIRDAVDVPILANMTEFGKSDLFTVDQLQDVGVNMVIYPVTLLRIAMGAAERTLESIKAAGTQEAQVENMLTRARLYELVDYEAYNQFDTGVFNFQVPGIR; encoded by the coding sequence ATGCTGTACTCCACCACCACCCCCGAACAGAAGCGGGTCAAGCTGCGGGAGCTCCTCGCTTCAGGGACCGTGCAGCAGTTCCCCGGCGCGTTCAACCCGCTCTCGGCCCGGCTGATCGAAGAGAAGGGCTTCGCCGGGGTCTACATCTCCGGAGCGGTCCTGGCCAATGATCTCGGCCTGCCCGACATCGGCCTGACCACGCTCACCGAGGTGGCCACCCGCGCCGGGCAGATCGCCCGCATGACGGACCTGCCCTCCCTCGTGGACGCGGACACCGGCTTCGGTGAACCCATGAACGTGGCCCGCACCATCCAGGAACTCGAAAACGCCGGCCTGGCCGGCTGCCACATCGAAGACCAATTCAACCCCAAACGCTGCGGCCACCTGGACGGCAAAAACGTCGTGGACATCGACACCGCCACCAAACGCATCCGCGCCGCCGCCGACGCACGCCGCGACCCCAACTTCCTCATCATGGCCCGCACCGACATCCGCGCCGTCGAAGGAATCCAAGCCGCACAAGACCGTGCCCGCGCTTTGGTCGACGCCGGCGCCGACGCGATCTTCCCCGAAGCCATGGCTGATCTGACCGAGTTCCAGGCCATCCGCGACGCCGTGGACGTGCCCATCCTGGCCAACATGACGGAATTCGGAAAGTCCGACCTCTTCACCGTGGACCAACTCCAAGACGTCGGGGTAAACATGGTCATCTACCCCGTCACGCTCCTCCGCATTGCCATGGGCGCTGCAGAGCGTACGCTGGAATCGATCAAGGCTGCGGGGACCCAAGAGGCACAGGTGGAAAACATGCTCACGCGTGCGCGCCTCTACGAACTCGTGGATTACGAGGCATATAACCAGTTCGATACCGGCGTTTTTAACTTCCAGGTTCCTGGCATCCGCTAG
- a CDS encoding NUDIX hydrolase: MPGISETPSTSRQVSDAPSPRRLLSTSKVYEGRIWDVVSDAFQLSEDTDTLVRDYIDHPGAVAVLPMNVDGEILLLKQYRHPVGMDLWEIPAGLLDVEGEDFVAGAARELAEEADLVAATWNVLVDFFNSPGSSSEAVRIYLARGLSAVPEADLHVRTDEESEIEFHWIPLDDAVKAVLEGRLHNPSAVLGILAAAAAKADGFSSLRPADAPWPAHPSQR, from the coding sequence ATGCCCGGCATTTCCGAAACCCCCAGCACCTCAAGGCAGGTTTCGGATGCGCCGAGCCCGCGCCGTCTTTTGTCTACGAGCAAGGTCTATGAAGGCCGCATCTGGGATGTGGTCAGCGACGCCTTCCAGCTCAGCGAGGATACGGACACCCTGGTTCGCGACTACATCGACCACCCCGGCGCGGTGGCTGTGCTGCCGATGAACGTTGACGGTGAAATCCTGCTCCTGAAGCAGTACAGGCACCCTGTTGGTATGGATCTCTGGGAAATCCCGGCCGGGTTGCTGGACGTTGAGGGCGAGGATTTCGTGGCGGGCGCTGCCAGGGAGCTCGCTGAGGAAGCTGATCTTGTTGCGGCCACGTGGAATGTCCTGGTGGACTTCTTCAACTCTCCGGGATCCTCCAGCGAGGCTGTCCGGATATATCTGGCTCGTGGGTTGAGCGCTGTTCCCGAGGCTGACCTGCATGTCCGCACGGACGAAGAGTCGGAAATCGAGTTCCACTGGATTCCGCTCGACGATGCCGTGAAGGCTGTCCTTGAAGGGCGCCTGCACAATCCGTCCGCGGTCCTGGGAATCCTGGCTGCCGCCGCCGCGAAGGCCGACGGCTTTTCCAGCCTGCGCCCCGCTGACGCGCCGTGGCCCGCGCACCCGAGCCAGCGCTAA
- the recN gene encoding DNA repair protein RecN produces MLEELRIRDLGVITDAALPLGPGLSVVTGETGAGKTMVVTAVGLLLGARSDAGAVRSGAKSASAEAVLKLDPAHSAVERAKEAGGEAEEFDGVAELLLARTVGADGRSRAYVGGRAAPVGVLAELGESLVVVHGQSDQIRLKSATAQRHALDRFAGAPLAKVLGEYQDLYNHWKSIQAELETLRSEARERLREAESLDAALKEIDDVDPQPGEDETLKAEAVKLANVEELRLAAAAAHESLIAEEFGDAGDATSMVDAAKRTLEHVAEHDEALGAAAARLAEVGFLLNDIAADLSSYQAALDTEGPERLSEIEERRAALAKLIRKYAPSIDEVLEWAATARVRLDELQDDSSRIESLDAEVASTEATLRKQAAAISKARLKAAKDLSARVSAELKALAMADATLIIQIEDSGSLGPWGTDEIAFLLQPHSGAPARPLGKGASGGELSRVMLAIEVVLAAVDPVPTFVFDEVDAGVGGRAAVEIGRRLAMLARHVQVLVVTHLPQVAAFADQHIRVTKTSVRGADGKTSTGFTSSDVQLLDDDERVKELARMLAGQEDSESAQAHAQELLDDAKLLPQRA; encoded by the coding sequence ATGCTTGAAGAACTCCGAATCCGTGACCTCGGTGTCATTACTGATGCCGCCCTGCCGCTGGGCCCCGGCCTCAGCGTGGTTACCGGCGAAACCGGTGCCGGCAAGACCATGGTGGTGACCGCCGTCGGGCTTCTCCTGGGTGCCCGTTCAGACGCGGGTGCCGTCCGCAGCGGCGCCAAATCTGCCTCCGCCGAGGCAGTCTTGAAGCTTGATCCAGCCCACAGCGCGGTGGAGCGGGCCAAGGAGGCCGGCGGTGAGGCGGAGGAGTTCGACGGCGTCGCTGAACTCCTGCTGGCCCGGACCGTTGGTGCCGATGGCCGCAGCCGGGCTTACGTTGGGGGACGGGCGGCGCCGGTGGGGGTTCTGGCCGAACTTGGCGAGAGTTTGGTGGTGGTGCACGGCCAGTCGGACCAGATCAGGCTGAAGAGCGCTACCGCGCAGCGACACGCCCTGGATCGCTTCGCGGGTGCACCTTTGGCGAAGGTCCTGGGGGAATACCAGGATCTGTACAACCATTGGAAGTCCATTCAGGCCGAGCTGGAGACCCTTCGCAGCGAGGCGCGGGAACGGCTTCGTGAGGCGGAGTCGCTGGACGCTGCGCTCAAAGAGATCGATGACGTGGATCCCCAGCCGGGTGAGGATGAGACCCTCAAGGCTGAGGCCGTGAAGCTTGCCAACGTTGAAGAACTCCGGCTCGCAGCAGCGGCGGCACATGAGTCGCTCATCGCGGAGGAATTCGGGGATGCCGGCGATGCCACATCGATGGTGGATGCGGCCAAGCGGACGCTGGAGCATGTTGCAGAACATGATGAGGCGCTGGGGGCCGCTGCTGCACGGCTTGCCGAAGTTGGCTTCCTGCTGAACGATATCGCCGCTGACTTGTCCAGCTACCAGGCCGCATTGGACACCGAAGGCCCGGAGCGGCTCTCCGAAATCGAGGAACGCCGCGCCGCTTTGGCCAAACTGATCCGCAAGTACGCCCCAAGCATCGATGAAGTGCTGGAGTGGGCGGCCACGGCCCGTGTGCGTTTGGACGAGCTGCAGGACGATTCAAGCCGCATCGAATCCTTGGATGCCGAGGTGGCTTCGACCGAAGCTACCCTGCGCAAGCAGGCCGCAGCGATCAGCAAGGCCCGTCTCAAGGCGGCCAAGGACCTCTCGGCCCGTGTGAGTGCAGAGTTGAAGGCGTTGGCCATGGCGGATGCCACGTTGATCATCCAAATAGAGGACAGCGGATCGCTTGGCCCCTGGGGAACGGATGAGATCGCCTTCCTCCTTCAGCCACACTCCGGCGCTCCTGCGCGCCCACTGGGCAAGGGAGCCTCCGGCGGTGAACTCTCAAGGGTGATGCTGGCTATCGAGGTAGTGCTCGCTGCGGTGGATCCTGTTCCTACGTTCGTCTTTGACGAGGTGGACGCCGGAGTAGGTGGACGGGCGGCCGTCGAGATCGGGCGCCGGCTGGCCATGTTGGCCCGCCACGTCCAGGTCCTCGTTGTGACGCACCTGCCTCAGGTTGCGGCCTTCGCAGACCAGCACATCCGGGTTACCAAAACCTCAGTGCGGGGCGCCGACGGAAAAACGTCCACGGGATTCACCTCCAGCGATGTGCAACTGCTGGATGACGACGAACGCGTGAAGGAGCTTGCCCGTATGTTGGCCGGGCAGGAAGACTCGGAATCTGCCCAGGCACACGCGCAGGAGTTGCTGGACGACGCGAAGTTGCTTCCCCAGCGGGCGTAG
- the xerD gene encoding site-specific tyrosine recombinase XerD translates to MAEAATRPANGIDRGVTDYLQHVGVERGLAANTLAAYRRDLARYSNFLAGQGVERPGDVTRHHVTGFAQALSDGSDGAAALGVRSAARTIVAVRGLHKFWALEGTTTSDPASDVHPPMPGKRLPKAISVGEVTRILEAAGSDSATGLRDRALLEFLYSTGARISEAVGLDVDDVSLEHAGGEPAIVRLFGKGSKERLVPLGSYGARAVGAYVVRGRPLLASKGKGTPALFLNARGGRISRQSAWTILKAAAEKANITKDVSPHTLRHSFATHLLEGGADVRVVQELLGHASVTTTQVYTLVTADTLREVYAAAHPRALG, encoded by the coding sequence ATGGCCGAGGCCGCCACCCGTCCTGCCAACGGCATCGATCGAGGAGTTACCGACTACCTCCAGCACGTGGGCGTGGAACGCGGCCTGGCAGCCAATACCTTGGCTGCCTATCGCCGTGACCTTGCCCGTTATTCGAACTTCCTGGCTGGCCAAGGCGTGGAACGCCCCGGAGACGTCACGCGCCATCACGTCACCGGCTTTGCCCAAGCCTTGTCAGACGGCTCCGATGGCGCTGCGGCCCTCGGCGTCCGCTCCGCAGCCAGGACCATAGTGGCCGTGCGCGGACTTCATAAATTTTGGGCCCTTGAAGGAACCACGACGTCGGATCCCGCCAGCGATGTCCACCCGCCGATGCCGGGCAAACGACTTCCGAAAGCCATCAGTGTCGGTGAAGTAACGCGGATTCTCGAAGCTGCGGGTTCGGACTCTGCGACCGGGCTAAGGGACCGGGCCTTGCTTGAATTTCTCTATTCCACCGGCGCGCGCATCAGCGAGGCCGTAGGGCTGGACGTTGACGATGTATCCCTGGAGCACGCAGGCGGCGAACCAGCAATAGTCAGGCTCTTCGGCAAAGGTTCCAAGGAGCGGCTGGTTCCTTTGGGCTCTTACGGTGCACGCGCGGTCGGAGCCTATGTGGTCCGCGGAAGGCCGTTGCTGGCTTCCAAGGGCAAGGGCACTCCCGCCTTGTTCCTGAACGCCCGTGGCGGCCGAATCAGCAGGCAGAGTGCCTGGACAATCCTCAAGGCTGCTGCAGAGAAGGCAAACATCACCAAGGATGTTTCGCCGCACACCTTGCGGCACTCTTTTGCCACGCATCTCCTGGAAGGCGGGGCTGACGTGCGTGTAGTCCAGGAGCTGTTGGGGCACGCATCGGTTACCACGACCCAGGTCTACACGCTGGTTACCGCGGACACCTTGCGCGAGGTTTACGCTGCTGCCCATCCCCGCGCGCTCGGTTGA